In the Elizabethkingia bruuniana genome, GAAGACAATAATACGAACCCTTCAGCTTTCAATGTACGGGTAAACCTTTCAGGGATAGAGAATATTGAAGAAACTCCTGTTTTACAAGCTTCTGCCGGTAAATCAAATTCAGTATCTTCCAGCCCGCAACAGACAAAGATATCACTTGGTGATGACAGCTTTATAATGGCAACCCTTACACCTCAGTCCAATACACCTTCATTGGCTAGCCAGGCTCAGGCATCTATTAACCCGATGGCTGCGGCAACTCCACCTACAGAACTGGGTACAGGTGTAAGATATAAAGTTGCTGTATATGACAACAGCGGAAACTATGTTACTGAAAAAGAATTTGTTTACAAAAATGGCGAAACTGATGGTTTTCAACTAAACGGTGGTCAGAATTATACTTTTGTAGCCTATTCTGTAAATAGTGCTTCTTCTACCCCATCAATAAACAACGGCGGAACTCTTGCTGCTGCAAAATTATCCGGTATTAGTGGGGATCTTATGTATTTTAAGAAAAATATGACAGTAAGCGGAAACGGAGTTAACAATCTGGATGTTGTATTAAAACACCAATACAGCCAGATTACTACAAAACTGGATGCAAGACAGGTTGGAAATATTTCAGCTGTCAGCAATCCTGTAATAACTCCTGCTAACGGTTCTGCTGATATAAGCTTTGCAACAGATGCTTTAACTTATAACGGGCCTCTTTCTTCAGGTCAGAGTGTTAGTTTTAGTAACCTTAATCAACCCGTCTTAACCAGTAGCGCAACCCAGGTTATTGCCAGTACTACAACTACCGGGCAGCTTAATTTAGGGAATGTAACTATTGACGGGGTCACTAAACCTGCAAAAATAGACAACCTAAAAATTACTCCTGGAGTAAAATATAACCTGAATCTTAGATTTGGTCCATGCAGACAGGATATTAATCCGGTTCCTTTTTCTGTAAAAGATGGTGTTACACAAACTTTCACTATGCCGGCAACAGACTTTGGTTTTGTATTCGATATTTACACACTGGATAATTCTTTCAACCTTACCATTAACGGTACTAAAATGGCTACCGGAGAAATTCAGTTTGAAAGAGGTTCTTCACCTTCACAAAACATCAGGTTTGCAGATGGTACAGCATGGCAGGATGGTACTATTGCTGCAATATACAATATGAAAGGAACTGAAGGAAAACCTTTAGTAAGAGTTGTAATCAGTAAAGATGGTACAATTTCAATGTTTGGAAGTAAAACTGCTGGTGGAGCGCTTGAGCCATTACAACTATTCAATGGTAATTCATTCAATAAAATTACCTGGAACACTACAGGAAATAATACTGTAGTTGCTTCTCAGCTGGTACTGGGAACGACTTATATGTCAGGTTTCGGAACAGGAAAACAAATTGTTACCTGTACTCCGTAATATAAAATTCATTTATCTATCATTTATTAATAAAAAGCTGTTGACAGTTTTTTAAGCGGGCAGTCCCCGTATTGCCCGCCTTTTTTTGATAGTTAAATCACAAACACAACACATAAATGATGAAACCTTTACAATTTAAAATGGTGAGTTTTTCACTATTAGCTTTATTTCTTACTACAATCTCATGCCGAAGTACTGAAGAGAGTATAAATGATACAACAACAGTTGCTTCTGCGCTCAATGTTAAAATAAAGCTTTCCGGAATTGAAACTATTGAGGAAACACCTGCATTACAGGCTTCTGCAAGCAAAAAAGGAATCTCATCCGGAAATATTCAGCAGACAGTTATTCCTTTTGAAGACGATACCTTTGTTACAGCTACACTTATACCTAACACAAATATTTCTTCACTAAACAGTCAGGCTCAAGCTTCTGTTAGTCCCTTAGCAGCTGGTATTGTTTCGAACGAACTAAAAGATGGTATAAGATATAAAGTCGTTGTATATGATAAAGCCGGAAATTATGTAGACCAGAAAGAATTCAGTTATAAACAGAATGAAACAGATGGCTTTTTGTTAAATGGAGATCAGAATTATACTTTTATTGCTTATTCATTAAACAACAATTCCCCTACACCTAATATTTTTGATGACAAAGCCCCACTTACTACGGCTAAACTGGCAGCAGTAAGCGGAGATTTGATGTATTTTAAAAAAAATATGACCGTAACTGGTAATAAAGTTAATGAACTAGCTATAGTGCTAAAACATCAGTTTAGTAAAATTACAACTAAGCTGGATGCAAGGCAGGTTGGAAATATTTCAGCTGTTAATAATGCTGCTTTCACTCCTGCATTTGCCTCTGCAGATATTAGTTTTGGGACTGATGCTCTTTCTTATAACAATGCTCTCTCTGGCGGCCAGGCAGTAAGCTTTCAACCTAAATTAAATGACCCTGTAGTTACAAGTACTGCAACGCAGGTCATTGCCCGAACTAATGATACCAATCCTGAAGGAATACTAAATATAGGAGCCGTTACTATTGACGGGGTAACCAAAAATCTGAAACTAGATAAAGTAAAAATCACTCCAGGGGTACAATATAACCTAAACTTAAGATTCGGTCCTTGCAGACAGGATATATTACCTGAAAAGTTTGATGTCGCCAATGGCGTTTCCAAAACCTTTACCATGCCTGCAACAGATTTTGGGTTTACATTCGATATCTACAAACTGGACAATTCATTTAATCTTACGATTAATGGTACAAAAATGTCCACAGCAGAGATCAATTTTGAAGATGGTTACGGTGTAAACGGAAGATCAACTTCTTCAATCAGATTTCAGGATAAAACAAAATATGGCAGCAATGGAATACCTACAATTTACAGTATGGAAGGTATTACTGGTAAACCTTTGGTAAGAGTAGTTATCAGTAAAGATGGTCAGGTATCATTATTCGGAAGTAAATCTTCCGGCGGACCATTAGAACCTATGGAGCTATACAACGGCTCTTCTTTTAACAAAATTAAATGGAATACCACAGGAAGTAACACCGTAACTGCTACCCAGATGGTGTTCGGAACAACATACATGTCCGGCTTCGGTACAGGAAAACAAATTGTTACCTGTAGCCCATAGTCTAAAAGACAAAAACACAAAAAACACACAATTTAAAATACAAAATGATGAAATTACAATTAAAAGCAGTAGGCTTTCCTCTACTGGTATTGTCCTTAACAGCTGCTTCCTGCCGAAGTGCGGAAGGTGGTATAAGCGACAACACAACAGCCAACAATTCAGTATACAATGTACAGGTAAACCTTGCAAGTATTGAATCTGAAGAAGAAACACCAGTATTTCAAGCTTCAGCAGGAAAAACAGGAGTAGCAACCGTTAGTCCTCAACAGACAAAAATTTCGCTGGGTGATGACAGCTTTGTAATGGCTACTCTTACGCCTCAGTCTAATACATCTTCTTTAGCCAGTCAGGCTCAGGCATCTATTAACCCTGTGGCTGCAGCAACACCGCCAACAGAGTTAGGCGCTGGTGTGAGATATAAAGTAGCTGTATATGACAATAACGGAAACTATGTTACTGAAAAAGAGTTTGCTTATAAAAATGGAGAAACTGATGGTTTTCTGCTAAACGGCGGTCAAAATTATACTTTTGTTGCTTACTCTGTAAATAGTGCTTCTTCTACCCCATCTATAAACAACGGCGGAACTCTGGCTAATGCAAAGTTATCAGGTATTAGCGGAGATCTTATGTATTTCAAAAAAAATATGACGGTAACCGGAAACGGGGTTAATAATCTTGATATAGTACTAAAACATCAGTACAGTCAGATTACTACGAAACTGGATGCGAGACAGGTTGGAAATATTTCTGCAGTAACCAATGCTACTATTTCACCTGCCAATAGCTCTGCTGATATTAGCTTTGCCACAGATGCTCTAACTTATAATGGTTCTATAAATCAGCCCGTGTCTTTTTCTGCTCAAAACCTACCAATAGTGACAAGCAGTGCCACACAGGTCATTTCTAATACCACTACGACGGGACAGCTTAATCTGGGTACTGTAACCGTAGATGGTGTATCGAAAAGTATGACAATAGATAAACTGAAAATTACTCCGGGAGTAAAATATAACCTGAATCTGAGACTGGGTCCATGCAGACAGGATATTAATCCGGTTCCTTTTTCTGTAAAAGATGGTGTTACACAAACGTTCACCATGCCGGCTACTGACTTTGGGTTTGTATTCGATATTTACAAACTGGATAATTCTTTCAACCTTACTATTAACGGAACACAAATGGCAACTAAAGAAATAAATTTCCAGGGGAACGACGGTGCTACCCGTACAGTGCGTTTCGCTGATGGAACAGTATATGGTAGTGATAGGATCCCTGCTCTTTTGCGTCCGGCTGCACTACCTGCTAATAGGACTTATGAAATCTGGGACCTTGAAGGAACCCCTTCCGCTCCATTAGTAAGAGTCGTAATTAGCAAGGACGGAAAAATTTCACTCTTTGGAAGCAAATCATCCGGAGGAGCATTGGAACCTTTGGAATTATTCAACGGAAATACACTTAATACCATAAAATGGAATACGACCGGAACTAATACTGTTACGGCGACACAATCTGTCATTAACATTACCTATATGTCCGGTAACGGAACAGGTAAACAGATTGTGACCTGTGCCCCATAGTGATATTAAGCATAGATATAGTATAACAACTTTAACCTGAATATTATTTCATCGTAATATTATCATTCATTTATGTGTAAAAACTGTTTCATACAACAGTTTTATCGGACAGTCTTTCAGGCTGTCCGTTTTTTATTATTTGCAGAACTGGAAATTACTACTGACAAAGGGTTGTCATAATAGTATTATAAATTTGTGGTTATAAAAGTAAACACTAAGAAATTATGCCCAAACTCGACACATTTTACGTAATTGGTATCGCTGTAAGAACAACAAATGAAAATCAGCAGGCAGCCCAGGATATTCCTGTATTATGGAATAAGTTTATGACTGAAGGGATTATCGACCAAATTCCTAATAAAGCTGATCACGCTATTTATTGTATTTACACAGATTATGAGAAAGACTATACAAAGCCCTATACTACTATTTTAGGATGTAAAGTAAACAGCCTGGATAAGATTCCTGAAGGAATGGTCGGGAAGGCAATTGAATCTTCCGATTATAATAAACAAACCACCAAAGGAAGCTTAGCAGAAGGTATTGTTTACAATGAATGGCTGAAAATATGGAATATGGATCTCAACAGAACCTATACAGCAGATTTTGAAATTTATGGTGAAAAAGCACAAGATCCTGAAAACGCTGAAGTTGATATTTACATAGCGGTTAAATAATAACATTACACATTTTCATAATAAATAAAAAGAGCCAGTAAAAGAATATTTACCGGCTCTTCATTCTAAAACCAACTGTAAATCAATATTATAGATTCAGACATTATAAATTATTTCTGAAACTATTTTACAAATAAGGTGATAGCATAAAATAAATATTATCAAAAGCATTTAATTCATTTTTTTCTTAATTTTATTAAAAACTAAAAATCAACAAAAAAACTTAACCATTTTACAATGAAAATCAAATCACTACAAATATCTATTAAACGAAATTCAAATAAACAAGTATTAGTTCAATACATTATCTATTCTTTTCAAGTCTTAATTAATATGACCTATAGAAATACTAAAATGAACAAATCCATTTTACTTTTAGTACTTCTTATTAGCAATATATTTTTCAGTCAGAATCAACAATTTATTTATGAGTACAAATACATTTCTGATTCCACTCAAAAACAAAATATTGAGAATGAAATAATGATTTTAAGCATTGGTAAGGAAAAATCTGAATATTTCAGCCAGAGTGCCTATGCAGTAGATTCTGTACTATCTGAAAATTTTAAAAGAGGAATAAATTCTATGCCTCCAAATAAAATTATAACTTATACCAGAGTTATTAAAAAAAATAGTTCCTATGATAATCTGGATTTCTTTGAAAATATAGACAATAAACGTTACAACATTAATCAAGAAATTCATCTTCAGTGGGAACTTTCAAACGAAACTCTTTTGATCTTAAACTTTAAAGCCCAGAAAGCAACTACTCAATACGGGGGAAGAAAATGGACTGCATGGTTTTGTAAGGAAATCCCTATTCCCAATGGCCCATACAAATTTGGAGGGTTACCCGGATTAATTGTAAAACTCGAAGATGATACTAAAAGCTATATCTGGGAATTAAAGGGCATTAAGCACGAAAAAGAAAATTTTGTATATCCCATAAGAGAGAGAGATACTAATGCATTAAAAATAAGCTATCCACAGTATATAAAAGTGTTTAGAAATTACCGAAGTGATCCGTCTAGTAATATCGGAGAAATTCCGGATCATTACTCAGGAGGAAAATTTATAAATGGTGCTGAAAGAAAGCGTGAACTGGTAAAAGAGTATAAAGAAGATTTTTTAAAAGATAATAATATCATTGAAATAGAGATGTTAAAGAGGCATTAGAATCTTTTAAGTATAATCTAAATGAAAATAGTATTGGAATAATAAATCAGGTATTTGCTCAGGCAATTTTATAAACACATTATCTTGCATAACATAGTATTATGTATATTTACAATGTTAAAATAAAAACTATGTACAGCAAAAGAATTTTTTCAGCATTTCTATTTCTGTTTACCATTACTACACTATTCTCTCAGAATCTGGAGCAAAAAACAGATAGTATTATCAAAACAGAATTTGGAGATATCAATGGCCCTGGTGGGGTATTTATGATTACAAAGAATGGAAAACTTGTGTATAAGAAAGCATTCGGAAAATCTAATCTGGAATTAAATACAGATCTGAATCCTGAAAATGTTTTCCAATTAGGTTCTATAACTAAACAGTTTACAGCCATTGCAATCCTTATTCTTGAAGAACAAGGAAAGCTAAAAGTAACAGATCCTGTATCCAAATATGTACCGGACTACCCTTCCGGAGATAAAATCACAATTCATCATCTGCTTACTCATACTTCCGGAATCAGAGACTTTACAAAAATGAAATCTTTACAGGATATTGCACAGAAGGAAATGCCTCCCAAAATGATGGTTGATTTCTTCAAAAATGAACCAATAGATTTTGCTCCGGGAGAGAAATTTGAATACAACAATGCTGGTTATGTCTTACTGGGTTATATCATAGAATTAACTTCTGGAGATACTTACGAAAATTTTATACAGAAAAATATCTTTGATAAAGCTGGCATGGCAAATTCATATTATGCAAGCGATCGAAAAGTGATTAAAAACAGAGCATATGGTTACCATCAAAAAGGAAATGTTTATGTCAATAAATCTATTATCAGTTTTAGTGTTCCTTTTTCATCGGGATCGTTAATGTCTACTACAACTGATATGCTAAAGTGGCAAAAAGCCCTTAATCAGAATTTGCTGCTAAAACCTGAAAATACCCAGAAAGCTTTTAGAAAATATAAACTCAATAACGGACAGGAATTTACTTACGGTTACGGTTGGCATATTAAAGAAATCACAGGACAACCGACAAGGGAACACGGCGGAAGTATTTTTGGATTTAAAACAATGGGAATCTATTTTCCAAAACAGGATATCTATGTTCTTGGACTCAGTAACTGCGATTGTAATTCTCCTACAAAAATGATATCAGACATTGCTGCTCTGGCTCTCAAGACCTTAGGAGGGCAAAAATAGTTTAAGCATTTATTCCGTATCTTTGGCCTGTAAAAAAGGGAAAACACTTATGAAGGAGCACCATTACCAAACTAAGGTTGAGTGGACCGGTAATAAAGGTTCTGGTACAGATCACTATAAAAATTACGAAAGAAACCACAATATTATTGTTGAACAAAAAGCTGTAATTCAGGCATCTTCTGATCCTGCTTTTCTGGGTGACCCAACCAAGCATAACCCTGAAGATTTACTGGTATCATCTCTTTCTTCATGTCATATGCTTTGGTATCTGCACTTCTGTTCTGCGAATCATATTATCGTTGAGGAATACACAGACACAGCTGAGGGTATAATGCTTGAAGAACAAAACGGAAATGGCTACTTTAAAGAAGTAACACTTAATCCCATTGTTATTGTTAAAAGCAGCGATATGATTGAAAAAGCTATCGAACTTCATAAAAAAGCTCATGAATACTGCTTTATTGCCAATTCTGTGAATTTCCCTGTAAAACATAATCCAATAGTTAAAACAAAATAAAAAATCAATGAGTTTACTCTACATCAACTGGGATGTAAATCCTGAAATCGTTAATATAGGTGGCGGATTTCCGCTAAAATATTATGGTTTATTATTTTGTATAGGAC is a window encoding:
- a CDS encoding GyrI-like domain-containing protein, producing the protein MPKLDTFYVIGIAVRTTNENQQAAQDIPVLWNKFMTEGIIDQIPNKADHAIYCIYTDYEKDYTKPYTTILGCKVNSLDKIPEGMVGKAIESSDYNKQTTKGSLAEGIVYNEWLKIWNMDLNRTYTADFEIYGEKAQDPENAEVDIYIAVK
- a CDS encoding GLPGLI family protein; the protein is MNKSILLLVLLISNIFFSQNQQFIYEYKYISDSTQKQNIENEIMILSIGKEKSEYFSQSAYAVDSVLSENFKRGINSMPPNKIITYTRVIKKNSSYDNLDFFENIDNKRYNINQEIHLQWELSNETLLILNFKAQKATTQYGGRKWTAWFCKEIPIPNGPYKFGGLPGLIVKLEDDTKSYIWELKGIKHEKENFVYPIRERDTNALKISYPQYIKVFRNYRSDPSSNIGEIPDHYSGGKFINGAERKRELVKEYKEDFLKDNNIIEIEMLKRH
- a CDS encoding serine hydrolase domain-containing protein encodes the protein MYSKRIFSAFLFLFTITTLFSQNLEQKTDSIIKTEFGDINGPGGVFMITKNGKLVYKKAFGKSNLELNTDLNPENVFQLGSITKQFTAIAILILEEQGKLKVTDPVSKYVPDYPSGDKITIHHLLTHTSGIRDFTKMKSLQDIAQKEMPPKMMVDFFKNEPIDFAPGEKFEYNNAGYVLLGYIIELTSGDTYENFIQKNIFDKAGMANSYYASDRKVIKNRAYGYHQKGNVYVNKSIISFSVPFSSGSLMSTTTDMLKWQKALNQNLLLKPENTQKAFRKYKLNNGQEFTYGYGWHIKEITGQPTREHGGSIFGFKTMGIYFPKQDIYVLGLSNCDCNSPTKMISDIAALALKTLGGQK
- a CDS encoding OsmC family protein, with the translated sequence MKEHHYQTKVEWTGNKGSGTDHYKNYERNHNIIVEQKAVIQASSDPAFLGDPTKHNPEDLLVSSLSSCHMLWYLHFCSANHIIVEEYTDTAEGIMLEEQNGNGYFKEVTLNPIVIVKSSDMIEKAIELHKKAHEYCFIANSVNFPVKHNPIVKTK